ACGGCCGTAAAGAAGTCGGCATCGCCGATATTGACGATGTTGACCTTCTTCACGTCGGCCTTCTGCTCCTGCATCAACGAAGCGATGACCGCTTCCTCGGACGGCGAGCCCCAGCCGCCGTACGTCTTGCCCTCAAAATCTTTCGGCTCCTTGATATTTTTGGCAGCCGGCGAAGCGAAGCCCGACGTGTTATGCTGGATGACGGCCGCGATCGAGACGAGCGGCACACCGTTAATCCGCGCCTGCGTCACGCCTTCCTGGTAGCCGACGCCGAATTCCGCCGCGCCCGTCGCCACCATCGTATCCGCCCCGGCGTCGCCCGGCTGCACGATCTCGACGTCAAGCCCGTGATTTTTGAAAAAGCCTTTATCGCGGGCGACATACAGTCCCGTATGGTTCGTATTCGGCGTCCAGTCGAGCACGACCTTCACTTTCGTCAGCGGCTTGTCCGCCGCCGCGTTCCCGGCGCCCGCTGCGCTGCCGGCCGTATTGTCCGCTCCCGAATTCGCCGATGTCCCGGCTACGCTTGCGTCCTCCCCGGCTGCGCTGCCGCCGGACGCGCCGGCATTACCCGTCTGCGCCGCGTTACCGCCGCCGTTTTGTTTTGTGCCGCAGCCCGTCAGCGCCACCAGGACGATGAGGACGGCGATCCCCCATGTTGCCCATGCACCCCGTTTGGTTCTCATTGCTGTTGACTCCTCTCCGCAGTCTCTATCGATGTTACGGCCGGCCGCCCGCTTATGGACATGCAAAAAAGCATCCCCGATGAGGATGCTTCAACATAGCTTCGTCAATCCGCGCCGTTCCGGGCCTCCCTGTCCAACGGACGGCCGGGTATGCGCGGCTTATTGCGATTCCTACGCTGGCATTATCCAGATCAGGTCAACGGGTCGGGATTGACTTGCCTTGAATCCCCTCTCAGCCGGACTTCTCCAGCTCCCCTTCTTTCATTTTGCCTTGCCGCTTCCTCTCATTATAGCAAATGAAGCTGAAAAAACCACTCTATTTCTAGGAGGGAGGTTGTTCCGGAGGAAACCAAACCGTGCGGCCGTTCATCCGGCAAGGTAAACGATAAACGCCGATTTCCCCTATTTTCCAGTATCCGTGAGACGATCTCAAGCTTGGCCCGTTCCATGTTGATGGATTGGAAATTCGCCGCATCGCGGACCCGCATGGAAGGGACTTGAAGCCCGGCAGAAGGCACGAAAAAACGGCAGAAGGGATCAGGATCCTCTGCCGCCGCGGAATTTCTGGGCATGCGCTTTCGCTTCGTCCGTATTCGTGACGCGGTTACGGCTCCATT
This genomic window from Paenibacillus humicola contains:
- a CDS encoding ABC transporter substrate-binding protein, with protein sequence MRTKRGAWATWGIAVLIVLVALTGCGTKQNGGGNAAQTGNAGASGGSAAGEDASVAGTSANSGADNTAGSAAGAGNAAADKPLTKVKVVLDWTPNTNHTGLYVARDKGFFKNHGLDVEIVQPGDAGADTMVATGAAEFGVGYQEGVTQARINGVPLVSIAAVIQHNTSGFASPAAKNIKEPKDFEGKTYGGWGSPSEEAVIASLMQEQKADVKKVNIVNIGDADFFTAVKKNIDFAWIFYAWTGVEAELRGEKLNMIYLTDYSKKLDYYTPVLETSEKMIAEHKDVVQAFTAAAAEGYQFAIDHPDEASDVLIKAVPDLNADLVRASQKWLSPRYKDDAPRWGEQKLEVWKNYADWMYDHKLLKKQLDPEKAFTNEFLPQ